A genomic window from Enoplosus armatus isolate fEnoArm2 chromosome 20, fEnoArm2.hap1, whole genome shotgun sequence includes:
- the znf646 gene encoding zinc finger protein 646, which translates to MAVQDPGRTTGFPCKQCGMVCPNMPSLLEHMDAHLQQEEERKFKCDECGRGYRHAGSLANHKKTHEVGSFRCDVCGKENSNALALKSHLRSHTSQKKYSCAECGKSFRLATQLATHERVHLTRRVKEQSYRKVDMEYPTHENRHEIENDHPHHLSEQSTSVGISTENIPAEEKTEVVYNAQSETSDDAANRPFRCDLCDKSYIHHRSLTNHKKTHQVGMFECTVCFKLFNNMAALYSHQRTHKARSGTDPGSMGGSYAGTPLDQFSPESQDAPVNFCHLCQVLFPNDEEFQEHIQMHNSSSLSFGLQDSLSENHNISYDNSIASPESNFYASPINNVPSVSSIDNHGGFDQPQEHIRSNGHVYSDCSNNQTPSSNSTQGEPPIMDTSILNPALTHSQNAVNATEVDETSTVDSDERPFKCQICGKSYRHSGSLINHKRSHQVGIYQCSICRKSYPHLAALKSHLRLHKAQPSSFSLIAEGDWLSSEPLTLDNQQGCSSSQDEEEDGTHPVLGMDQENGADHSNGALFHEQFNQDFSQDMTVHLPHNEHLMQRHMCADCGETFADIAGIKSHSCPLLQQQHDTTSSGYDNDINFQDSNGHCAIGNPGSNVEFHDLNGNHDQSYFEQNFHENMSSDQLNDGGEGDDADEEEDDGDLYQCSICGNSYTSMRALRSHLRGHTQSHSTPASSGPSSMSSHEEVKDDESGEMMICSTCGESFANRQDLITHQLLHNKDQVDNVNHLHMNNSDVSGGKEEAQSIICGSCGIFCTSYHHLENHGCTAGSKDESTHGKEEMKVNNVAQHEDTGHVKEAVDTEDRHYKCDQCGRSYRHAGSLLNHKKSHKTGVFRCLVCQKRFYNLLALKNHQRSHFDIKRHTCHECGKAFKIQKQLLNHLRRHKENQAKIQELNNQIQALMQMNGNKSDGGVQSLTSNANQAFTSSRRCKQLPEGKTGQTNSETSVKSEVAGDRRPFACDQCGRTYRHAGSLVNHRNSHKTGEYYCSVCNNTYSNQLAMKNHLRTHFAYKKHSCQNCGKGFRGKKQLLAHICADLRKDAAGGRKGLKSRSFKCKECKQTFLSVDQLTAHICDGPSGSSDAQTNMCSNKEERPFTCNICNRSYRHAGSLLNHKNTHKTGHFSCTFCSKPFTNPMALRNHTRIHTQKKKYVCLTCGKAFRLASILHNHQRVHNRVVSHFSCPACGKSFQGRSGLKRHRCRRGQENSVRAGVQQSERGDKCFMCDLCGRSYRHAGSLLNHKKTHSENLHHCSLCLQTFPDPLTLQIHSQMRRHCCPECGKTFCLVAHLQSHMEVHSKDRSVVCGLCQQSFPNTASYQQHQDMHHRAQDPYQQDVDEPVDNNICWDSGINQTMGMDEIHKHVPPPLSHIPESITDSQKSNDSAGTDEKSHVCEHCGRTYRHAGSLLNHKNSHKTGSFFCSICQKEFTNLMALKNHRRIHTEPKRYQCLECGKAFRVSTQLICHRRIHTKEKPFACLLCDKSFSSKSNLRHHQKMHQNTQSYDSSFSMDANTFMDLDMGSFL; encoded by the exons ATGGCAGTGCAAGATCCTGGCAGGACAACAGGTTTTCCTTGCAAACAATGTGGCATGGTATGTCCCAATATGCCCAGTCTGCTCGAGCACATGGATGCTCACCTTCAACAAGAGGAGGAACGCAAATTTAAATGTGATGAATGTGGACGTGGTTATAGGCATGCTGGTAGCCTTGCTAACCACAAAAAGACTCATGAAGTGGGTTCTTTTCGATGTGACGTATGTGGTAAAGAAAACTCTAACGCTTTGGCCCTGAAGAGTCATCTCCGGAGCCACACTTCACAGAAAAAGTACTCCTGTGCAGAATGTGGGAAATCCTTTCGTCTGGCAACACAGCTGGCTACGCATGAGAGGGTTCATCTTACCAGGCGAGTGAAGGAGCAGTCATATAGAAAGGTAGACATGGAATATCCCACACATGAAAATAgacatgaaattgaaaatgatcaCCCACATCATCTCAGTGAGCAGTCGACAAGTGTTGGGATTTCTACAGAAAATATCCCAGCTGAGGAAAAGACGGAGGTTGTTTATAATGCACAATCTGAGACCTCTGATGATGCAGCAAATCGACCCTTCAGGTGTGATTTGTGTGACAAATCGTACATACACCATCGAAGCCTGACTAATCATAAAAAGACTCACCAAGTGGGAATGTTTGAGTGCACAGTGTGTTTCAAACTGTTCAATAACATGGCTGCCCTCTACAGCCACCAGAGAACTCACAAGGCAAGAAGCGGGACAGACCCTGGTTCAATGGGTGGGTCATATGCAGGCACACCACTGGACCAGTTTTCACCTGAGAGCCAGGATGCTCCAGTAAATTTTTGCCATTTGTGTCAGGTACTATTCCCCAATGATGAGGAGTTCCAGGAACACATCCAAATGCATAACTCTTCATCTCTGTCATTTGGGCTTCAAGACTCCTTGTCAGAGAACCATAATATATCATATGATAACAGTATTGCTTCGCCTGAGTCAAATTTTTATGCATCTCCAATAAATAATGTTCCTTCAGTATCATCAATAGATAATCACGGAGGCTTTGATCAGCCACAGGAGCACATCAGAAGTAACGGTCACGTGTACTCAGACTGCTCCAATAATCAAACACCATCTTCCAATAGCACTCAGGGAGAACCCCCAATCATGGACACAAGCATACTCAATCCTGCCCTGACGCACTCACAAAACGCTGTCAATGCAACTGAGGTGGACGAGACTTCAACTGTAGACTCTGATGAGCGTCCCTTCAAGTGTCAAATCTGTGGAAAGAGCTACCGGCACTCTGGGAGCCTCATCAACCACAAACGGTCACATCAGGTTGGGATTTACCAGTGCTCCATCTGCAGAAAAAGCTATCCTCACCTGGCCGCCCTCAAAAGTCATCTTCGTCTTCACAAAGCTCAGCCGTCATCTTTTAGCCTCATTGCTGAGGGAGACTGGCTCTCCTCAGAACCTCTGACTCTAGATAACCAACAGGGCTGCTCCTCCTCtcaagacgaggaggaggatggcACTCACCCTGTGCTCGGTATGGATCAGGAGAATGGAGCGGACCACAGCAATGGAGCTTTGTTCCATGAGCAGTTCAATCAGGACTTTTCCCAGGATATGACTGTGCATCTACCTCACAATGAACACCTGATGCAGAGGCACATGTGTGCAGACTGTGGTGAGACATTTGCAGATATTGCAGGGATTAAGTCTCACAGTTGCCCACTGCTACAGCAACAACACGACACTACTAGCAGTGGCTATGACAATGATATAAATTTCCAGGACAGTAATGGTCACTGTGCCATTGGAAATCCAGGGAGTAATGTAGAGTTCCATGATCTGAATGGTAACCACGACCAAAGTTACTTTGAGCAGAATTTCCATGAAAATATGAGCAGTGATCAGCTGAATGATGGTGGAGAAGGTGATGACgctgatgaggaagaggatgatggagaTCTTTATCAGTGCTCTATATGTGGAAACAGCTACACCAGCATGAGGGCTCTCAGGAGCCATCTCCGAGGGCACACACAGTCCCACAGTACTCCTGCAAGCTCAGGGCCTTCTTCCATGTCCTCCCACGAAGAAGTGAAAGATGATGAGTCTGGAGAGATGATGATCTGTAGCACATGTGGGGAGAGTTTCGCAAATAGGCAGGACTTGATAACTCATCAGCTTCTACACAACAAGGACCAGGTAGATAATGTTAATCATTTACATATGAACAACAGCGATGTGTCTGGAGGCAAGGAGGAAGCACAGAGTATCATCTGTGGCAGCTGTGGCATCTTCTGCACCAGCTACCATCATCTCGAGAACCATGGCTGCACAGCTGGGAGTAAAGATGAGTCGACACATGgtaaagaggaaatgaaagtaaataatGTCGCCCAGCATGAAGACACGGGCCACGTCAAAGAAGCTGTTGATACTGAGGATCGTCACTACAAGTGTGATCAGTGTGGGCGGTCATATCGACACGCCGGCTCCCTCCTTAACCACAAAAAGTCCCACAAAACAGGTGTATTCAGATGCCTCGTCTGCCAGAAACGCTTCTACAACCTGCTGGCCCTTAAAAACCACCAGAGGTCCCACTTTGATATCAAGAG GCATACTTGTCATGAGTGTGGGAAAGCCTTCAAAATTCAAAAGCAGCTATTGAATCATCTGAGAAGGCACAAAGAGAACCAAGCCAAAATCCAGGAACTCAACAACCAGATCCAGGCCCTCATGCAGATGAATGGGAACAAGTCAGATGGAGGAGTGCAGTCCTTAACTTCAAATGCCAATCAGGCTTTTACCTCTTCTCGACGCTGCAAGCAACTGCCTGAAGGGAAGACAGGACAAACAAACTCTGAGACCTCAGTCAAATCAGAAGTCGCAGGCGACCGACGGCCTTTCGCCTGTGATCAGTGTGGGCGTACATATCGTCACGCAGGAAGTCTGGTCAACCACAGAAACTCCCATAAAACAGGTGAATATTACTGTTCTGTTTGTAACAACACGTACTCCAATCAGCTGGCAATGAAGAACCACTTGCGCACCCACTTTGCATATAAAAAGCACTCTTGCCAAAACTGTGGAAAAGGCTTTAGGGGAAAGAAGCAGCTATTAGCTCACATTTGTGCCGACCTCAGAAAGGATGCTGCTGGAGGCAGGAAGGGCCTAAAATCTAGATCCTTTAAGTGTAAGGAATGTAAGCAGACCTTTCTTTCTGTTGACCAACTGACAGCCCACATCTGTGACGGACCTTCAGGCAGCAGTgatgcacaaacaaatatgtgtTCAAATAAGGAGGAGCGGCCTTTCACGTGCAACATATGTAATCGCAGCTACCGCCATGCAGGCTCGCTCCTGAACCACAAAAACACCCACAAGACGGGACACTTCAGTTGCACCTTCTGCTCTAAGCCCTTCACTAACCCCATGGCTTTACGCAATCACACACGCAtccacacacaaaagaaaaagtacgTGTGTCTCACATGCGGTAAGGCCTTCCGTCTTGCCAGTATCCTGCACAACCACCAGAGGGTCCACAACCGGGTGGTGAGTCACTTCAGCTGTCCTGCATGTGGAAAGAGCTTCCAGGGCAGGTCTGGCCTGAAGAGGCACCGCTGCCGCAGAGGTCAGGAGAACTCCGTGAGGGCTGGAGTCCAGCAGTCAGAGAGGGGAGACAAGTGCTTCAT GTGTGACCTGTGTGGGCGCTCCTACCGCCACGCTGGCTCTCTCCTCAACCATAAAAAGACACACTCCGAAAACCTCCACCACTGTTCCTTGTGTCTCCAGACATTTCCTGATCCTCTCACTCTACAGATACATTCCCAGATGAGGCGTCACTGCTGCCCAGAGTGCGGCAAGACCTTCTGTCTGGTCGCACACCTGCAAAGCCACATGGAGGTGCACTCAAAGGACCGGTCTGTGGTCTGCGGCCTCTGCCAGCAGAGCTTTCCCAACACAGCCAGCTACCAGCAGCATCAGGACATGCACCACAGGGCTCAGGACCCCTATCAACAAGATGTGGACGAACCTGTAGATAACAACATCTGCTGGGACTCAGGAATAAATCAGACCATGGGGATGGACGAGATACACAAACACGTTCCACCGCCTTTGTCCCATATTCCAGAAAGCATCACTGATTCACAGAAGAGCAACGACTCCGCCGGCACAGACGAGAAGAGCCACGTCTGCGAGCACTGCGGCCGCACTTACCGCCACGCCGGCTCCCTCCTCAACCACAAGAACAGCCACAAGACGGGCTCCTTCTTCTGCTCCATCTGCCAGAAAGAGTTCACCAACCTGATGGCTCTCAAGAACCACCGGCGCATTCACACCGAGCCCAAGCGCTACCAGTGTCTGGAGTGCGGGAAGGCGTTCCGCGTGTCCACTCAGCTCATATGTCACCGACGAATCCACACCAAAGAGAAGCCCTTCGCCTGCCTGCTGTGCGACAAGAGCTTTTCCAGCAAGTCCAACCTGCGGCACCACCAGAAGATGCACCAGAACACCCAGAGCTACGACTCCTCCTTTAGCATGGATGCTAACACGTTTATGGACTTGGACATGGGGTCTTTCCTTTGA
- the znf668 gene encoding zinc finger protein 668 yields the protein MASPQPGSPPLAEQYTPPAHDEDSQQEEELMRDQPAKKRGRGRPPKAKLSFKCSACTEAFRSLSALRSHKLSAHVKDRQQQHSCSQCTKTFSSKAQLSKHERTHSAQRPFQCPDCHKAYKTPTELRNHSRSHTGEKPFVCTECGKAFMQAICLRIHMTQHSGERPYSCRQCSKSYPTLSKLKVHMRSHTGEKPYFCAECGKSFADPSVFRKHRRNHQGHRPYACDECGKTYTELKDLKNHERSHTGEKPYLCSDCGKAFSRSSSLACHQRIHSQNKPYQCEQCGKGFTQLSSYQSHLRTHSGEKPFLCPQCGKMFSDPSSFRRHQRAHLGFKPYPCDKCSKRFRQPADLAVHERVHSGERPYKCQSCDKAFVASWDLRRHMLVHTGLRPFSCTECDKSFAERSSLNKHRRVHSGERPFKCEECLKSFVVSSSLRKHERTHLSEQQQQQQQQQQQQQETEAGSASGFTAHTTLPQFSCTHCDATFGSWDEVQAHENLHSIDSTPPTVTKIVPLGSHVCETCQAEFAQLADLQEHEKQHPKPRPHVCSSCGKGFLNKSGLRKHQKIHSTSKPHSCPHCGKAFLFAAYLRKHLRTHADSAPAAQQLSDINIIHTDPLPSPPPPSEVPPSTVEPSTISLTVPVTVPVTAFQTLPEYLVKEEGL from the coding sequence ATGGCCTCTCCTCAGCCTGGCAGTCCACCTCTTGCAGAGCAGTACACCCCTCCTGCACATGACGAAGACAGCCAACAAGAGGAAGAGCTGATGAGGGATCAGCCTGCAAAAAAACGTGGCAGAGGCAGGCCTCCAAAAGCCAAACTGTCCTTCAAATGCTCTGCATGCACAGAGGCTTTCAGGAGCCTGTCAGCCCTGCGGAGCCACAAGCTTTCAGCTCATGTAAAGGACCGTCAGCAGCAACACTCGTGCTCTCAGTGTACTAAGACGTTCTCGAGCAAGGCTCAGCTGTCAAAGCATGAGCGCACTCACTCAGCCCAGCGCCCCTTTCAGTGTCCTGACTGTCACAAGGCTTACAAGACGCCCACAGAGCTACGCAACCATAGCCGCTCTCACACTGGGGAGAAACCTTTCGTATGCACAGAGTGTGGTAAGGCCTTTATGCAAGCTATATGCCTGAGGATCCATATGACACAGCACAGTGGAGAGCGTCCTTATTCTTGCCGTCAGTGCTCTAAGAGCTACCCCACCCTCTCTAAACTGAAGGTGCACATGCGCTCTCACACGGGAGAAAAGCCATACTTCTGTGCCGAGTGCGGTAAAAGTTTTGCCGACCCCTCCGTGTTCCGAAAACACAGAAGGAACCACCAGGGCCATCGGCCGTATGCTTGCGACGAGTGCggaaaaacatacacagaacTGAAGGACCTGAAAAACCACGAGCGCTCCCACACTGGAGAAAAGCCGTACCTGTGCTCAGACTGTGGCAAAGCCTTCTCCCGCTCCTCCTCCCTGGCCTGCCATCAGCGCATTCACTCCCAGAACAAACCCTATCAGTGTGAGCAGTGTGGCAAGGGCTTCACCCAGCTGTCCTCCTACCAGTCTCATCTCCGCACTCACTCTGGTGAGAAGCCGTTCCTCTGCCCGCAGTGTGGCAAGATGTTTTCTGACCCTTCCAGCTTCCGTCGCCACCAGCGAGCCCACTTGGGTTTCAAGCCCTACCCCTGCGACAAGTGCTCCAAGAGGTTCCGGCAGCCAGCTGATCTGGCCGTGCACGAACGAGTCCACTCTGGAGAGCGGCCTTACAAATGTCAGAGCTGTGACAAGGCCTTTGTAGCATCCTGGGATCTGCGGCGCCACATGCTTGTCCACACAGGTCTAAGGCCCTTTTCCTGCACTGAGTGTGACAAGTCATTCGCTGAGCGCTCCAGCCTCAACAAGCACCGCCGTGTGCACTCTGGAGAGAGGCCATTCAAATGTGAGGAGTGTTTGAAGTCATTCGTGGTGTCCTCAAGCCTGCGCAAACATGAGAGAACTCACCTGTctgaacagcagcaacaacaacaacaacaacaacaacaacaacaggagacAGAGGCCGGGTCAGCCTCAGGCTTCACTGCCCACACAACTCTACCTCAGTTCTCCTGTACTCACTGTGATGCTACATTTGGAAGCTGGGATGAAGTTCAGGCGCATGAAAATCTTCACTCCATTGACTCCACTCCTCCAACTGTTACCAAAATCGTGCCACTGGGCTCGCATGTCTGTGAAACCTGCCAGGCAGAATTTGCGCAGCTGGCAGACTTGCAGGAGCATGAGAAGCAGCATCCCAAGCCGAGGCCTCATGTTTGCAGCAGCTGCGGCAAAGGCTTCCTCAACAAATCTGGACTACGTAAACACCAGAAGATCCACTCTACCAGCAAACCTCACAGCTGCCCCCACTGTGGCAAAGCTTTCCTTTTTGCTGCTTACCTTCGCAAGCACTTACGGACTCATGCAGACTCGGCTCCGGCCGCCCAGCAGCTCAGCGACATAAACATTATTCATACTGACCcacttccctctcctccaccccccagTGAGGTTCCCCCCTCCACTGTTGAACCCAGCACCATATCCCTGACCGTTCCAGTGACTGTACCCGTGACTGCTTTTCAGACTCTGCCAGAGTATTTAGTCAAAGAAGAGGGACTTTAA
- the gjz1 gene encoding uncharacterized protein gjz1, whose amino-acid sequence MTMTFLAPIKDACKASVKVFHQRAAALKDSQQNPGVTMAAIVTGLIPILRTAVDATTTYKCRSLWFGFLCVRLVILFLAELPFTKLDADFACNGTRDSICARACFNRHFHKPMMVAWNVIYVLVILSVLLMELFASHLRSMAQKRSSQVKTDAELEAQVVSTDPKGKMVIDLHRDRGTVGFYLFSIGLRILVEAWFVYILLSWNLPALNNGPYRCTTDVCSELYVCVVRAAPEKRMSIYALSSISGLIIVCSVLFCMYSIVHYLCNF is encoded by the exons ATGACAATGACATTTCTTGCCCCCATAAAAGACGCATGCAAAGCCAGCGTGAAAGTATTCCATCAGCGGGCTGCAGCTCTTAAAG ATTCCCAACAAAATCCAGGAGTGACGATGGCTGCCATAGTAACGGGCCTCATCCCCATCCTGCGGACGGCAGTGGATGCCACCACCACCTACAAGTGCCGCTCCCTGTGGTTTGGCTTCCTGTGCGTCCGCCTGGTGATCCTCTTCCTGGCTGAGCTGCCCTTCACCAAACTGGATGCAGACTTCGCCTGCAACGGCACCAGAGACAGCATCTGCGCCAGAGCCTGTTTCAACAGACACTTCCACAAACCCATGATGGTGGCCTGGAACGTCATCTACGTGCTGGTGATCCTCTCCGTCCTGCTCATGGAGCTGTTCGCCTCCCACCTGCGCTCCATGGCCCAGAAGAGGAGCTCTCAGGTGAAGACTGATGCGGAGCTGGAGGCTCAGGTTGTGTCCACAGACCCCAAGGGCAAGATGGTCATAGAtctccacagagacagaggcacagTGGGCTTCTACCTGTTCAGCATCGGTCTGCGTATTCTGGTTGAAGCCTGGTTTGTGTATATTCTGCTTTCTTGGAACCTGCCAGCACTGAATAATGGTCCATACAGATGCACGACAGATGTGTGCTCAGAGttatatgtttgtgttgtgaggGCCGCCCCAGAGAAACGCATGTCTATTTATGCTTTGTCTTCCATCTCAGGCCTGATTATTGTTTGCTCAGTCTTATTCTGCATGTACTCCATTGTTCACTACCTTTGCAACTTTTAA